Proteins co-encoded in one Myotis daubentonii chromosome 8, mMyoDau2.1, whole genome shotgun sequence genomic window:
- the KCTD1 gene encoding BTB/POZ domain-containing protein KCTD1 isoform X2, with protein sequence MARMPGRGDWSTSAGGSATAAAENNGERGEGERGARGRGRRRGRPHDCSAGEEEEEEEEEEDEIQEVQITGDEEEEDAGGGLEEDEEEEEEEEMGLDWDARLEPEDSAGEELEPEPEPVRRIDMDQGAALEPEAPPRLLPARARGAPPGDGAELDPDGLQRPERARLSENTRLATRYAVRIFREYLSEKAQSPDFETMDKGALCRVLRSFYAEARSKSGQLYSKSSLISIRSSLNRYLNEPPYCRTLDLTKDPELRSANLTLAAVIRKLEEQGAGPVVQKQAITRADLRKLYTSSVFGAGTPFGLLNKVWFETCMYFCTRGRENQRELEEDSFGLAMDEDGRKFVYFKSLGPYHKSRSSSWSKKRAESSDEENLPRMYETGTEFCPYASFVKYLSKRNPLCKAFFQRPRDHCSEGDVTWYENKAIGKNLLGTRMQMLSKAAKLSKTYTNHCIGAVSIATLNSIAGIGTKLGSPALQGCYAEALNGAARHHSHHPPAPPSHHHRPQPPALGNTYVLPKDSLGAPDVKAEAAPKRALYESVFAPGDLCGPSSPKRLCLRPSEPADAAVVVVSVKHDPLPLPPEANGHRSTSSPAIVPPAIVSPAQHHVLGGDRGLRWRLLVLGFSLEESIRMIKVAFISETPLSQPDPGGPRGRPGSAGGSSHPPEVSQLCPPCQGAAWNPGRTSASAVQALQGTDVRYLCAFSQVEIPVLDKLTLSNIYQLISEPQGQLRKAVSDHRNTQVLETLRGCGLSVFPSVLLVCGARFRQARRLA encoded by the exons ATGGCGAGAATGCCTGGCCGCGGGGACTGGAGCACCAGCGCGGGCGGCagcgccaccgccgccgccgagAACAATGGGGAGCGGGGCGAGGGCGAGCGCGGGGCGCGGGGTCGGGGgcgccgccgcggccgcccgcACGACTGCAGCgcgggcgaggaggaggaggaggaggaggaagaggaggacgaGATCCAGGAGGTGCAGATAACgggggacgaggaggaggaggacgcaggcggggggctggaggaggacgaggaggaggaggaggaggaggagatggggctgGACTGGGATGCGCGCCTGGAGCCCGAGGACTCGGCCGGGGAGGAgctggagccggagccggagccggtcCGTAGGATCGATATGGACCAGGGCGCCGCGCTGGAGCCCGAGGCGCCGCCGCGGCTGCTGCCGGCCCGCGCTCGCGGCGCGCCTCCCGGGGACGGCGCGGAGCTGGACCCCGACGGGCTGCAGCGCCCCGAGCGGGCCCGGCTGAGCGAGAACACCCGGCTGGCCACCCGCTACGCCGTGCGCATCTTCCGGGAGTACCTGAGCGAGAAGGCGCAGAGCCCGGACTTCGAGACCATGGACAAGGGGGCGCTGTGCCGCGTGCTGCGCTCCTTCTACGCCGAGGCGCGCTCCAAGAGCGGCCAGCTCTACAGCAAGTCGTCGCTCATCAGCATCCGCAGCTCCCTCAACCGCTACCTCAACGAGCCGCCCTACTGCCGCACGCTCGACCTCACCAAGGACCCCGAGCTGCGCAGCGCCAACCTGACGCTGGCCGCCGTCATCCGCAAGCTGGAGGAGCAGGGCGCGGGGCCCGTGGTGCAGAAGCAGGCCATCACGCGCGCCGACCTGCGCAAGCTCTACACCTCCAGCGTCTTCGGCGCCGGCACGCCCTTCGGGCTGCTCAACAAGGTCTGGTTCGAGACGTGCATGTACTTCTGCACGCGCGGCCGCGAGAACCAGCGCGAGCTGGAGGAGGACTCCTTCGGGCTGGCCATGGACGAGGACGGCCGCAAGTTCGTCTACTTCAAGTCCCTCGGGCCCTACCACAAGTCGCGCTCGTCGTCCTGGAGCAAGAAGCGCGCGGAGAGCAGCGACGAGGAGAACCTGCCGCGCATGTACGAGACGGGCACCGAGTTCTGCCCCTACGCCAGCTTCGTCAAGTACCTGTCCAAGCGCAACCCGCTGTGCAAGGCGTTCTTCCAGCGGCCGCGGGACCACTGCAGCGAGGGCGACGTGACCTGGTATGAGAACAAAGCCATCGGCAAGAACTTGCTGGGCACCCGCATGCAGATGCTCTCCAAGGCGGCCAAGCTCTCCAAGACCTACACCAACCATTGCATCGGCGCCGTCTCCATCGCCACGCTCAACAGCATCGCGGGCATCGGCACCAAACTGGGCTCGCCCGCCCTGCAGGGCTGCTACGCCGAGGCTCTGAACGGGGCGGCCCGCCACCACTCCCACCACCCCCCGgcgcctccctcccaccaccaccgcccccAGCCGCCCGCGCTGGGGAACACCTACGTCCTCCCCAAAGACAGCCTGGGCGCGCCCGACGTGAAAGCCGAGGCTGCGCCCAAGCGCGCCCTGTACGAGTCGGTGTTCGCGCCGGGGGACCTCTGCGGCCCCTCTTCGCCCAAAAGACTCTGCCTCCGGCCCTCGGAGCCCGCGGACGCGGCGGTGGTGGTGGTTTCCGTGAAACACgaccccctgcctctccctcccgaAGCCAATGGGCACAGAAGCACCAGTTCTCCCGCCATAGTTCCACCTGCTATCGTTTCCCCCGCCCAG CACCACGTTCTAGGTGGAGACCGGGGCCTTAGGTGGAGGCTTCTGGTCTTGGGGTTTTCCCTGGAGGAATCTATTCGCATGATTAAAGTGGCCTTTATCTCGGAGACTCCTCTCTCCCAGCCAGACCCCGGAGGGCCCCGGGGCCGGCCGGGCTCTGCAGGCGGGAGCAGCCACCCACCGGAGGTTtcacagctgtgccctccctgccAGGGAGCAGCGTGGAATCCGGGCCGTACGTCTGCAAGTGCAGTGCAGGCCCTTCAGGGAACAGATGTCAGGTACCTCTGCGCTTTTTCCCAAGTGGAAATTCCAGTTCTGGACAAACTGACCCTTTCAAACATTTACCAGCTAATCAGCGAGCCTCAAGGCCAACTGAGAAAGGCTGTGAGCGATCATAGAAACACCCAAGTTCTCGAAACTCTGCGAGGCTGTGGGCTCTCGGTCTTCCCCTCTGTACTCCTGGTGTGTGGAGCGCGTTTCCGACAGGCCCGGAGGTTggcttag